One genomic window of Mucilaginibacter sp. SJ includes the following:
- a CDS encoding RDD family protein, protein MQTITVHTTQNIDIDYEIAGIGERIVARIIDYAIFIAFYFIFIFLIIGKMPESVLVTCAIIMAAIFVFYDLICETLLNGQSVGKRIMKIRVISLNGNRPRFGQYLLRWLMRMVDFGITLNLGALLCALVTENGQRIGDVVAGTAMVKTHPRTKIDSLTFRPSGDDYEPTFKEVAELNDNDVRLIADVIHNYMKTHNAVVVYNMALKLKEHLKISTLPPDMNDLQFLQAIIKDYSHVSAMSEPYQ, encoded by the coding sequence ATGCAAACCATAACCGTACACACAACACAAAATATTGATATAGACTATGAAATAGCCGGTATTGGCGAACGGATAGTTGCCCGCATAATTGATTACGCCATTTTCATTGCTTTCTATTTCATCTTTATTTTTCTGATCATCGGAAAAATGCCCGAAAGCGTGCTGGTAACATGCGCAATTATCATGGCGGCGATATTTGTATTTTACGATTTGATTTGCGAAACGCTGCTTAATGGCCAAAGCGTTGGCAAGCGGATAATGAAGATACGGGTGATTAGCCTCAATGGTAACCGTCCCCGCTTTGGACAGTACCTGTTAAGATGGCTGATGCGCATGGTTGATTTTGGCATTACCCTTAACCTTGGCGCACTGCTTTGTGCCCTGGTGACTGAAAACGGCCAGCGTATAGGTGATGTGGTTGCCGGAACAGCTATGGTAAAAACACATCCGCGTACCAAAATAGACAGCTTAACATTCAGGCCATCGGGCGACGATTATGAACCTACTTTTAAAGAAGTAGCTGAGCTAAACGATAATGATGTAAGGCTGATAGCCGACGTGATACATAATTACATGAAAACGCATAATGCCGTTGTGGTTTACAATATGGCGCTCAAATTAAAAGAACATCTGAAAATATCCACGTTACCTCCTGATATGAACGACCTGCAGTTTTTACAGGCTATTATTAAAGATTACAGCCATGTAAGCGCCATGTCTGAGCCTTATCAATAA
- a CDS encoding Tex family protein, whose amino-acid sequence MSIHYKIIAAELSVAEKQVTATVGLLDEGATVPFISRYRKELTGSLDEVQVATIRDRVQQLRELDKRREAILKSLTDMGKLTPELEKQINEAETMVTLEDLYLPYRPKRKTRATTAREKGLQPLADVLLEQKNIDPELIAAEYISDEKGVASVEEALAGARDIIAETIAENAEIRTKIRELFVEKGTFASRVVEGKEEAGIKYKDYFEWTEPVKTAPSHRVLAMRRGEKEEILWLDLKPEEDEALEILENSVIKANNPAAGQIRLAITDGYKRLLKPSMETEVRLLTKKKADEEAIRVFAENARQLLLSAPLGQKRVMALDPGFRTGCKLVCLDEQGKLLENTTVYPHTGAGQAREAEKTVQHLFQKYNIEAIAIGNGTAGRETEVFVRNLNLPGVTIVMVNESGASIYSASEVAREEFPDYDVTVRGAVSIGRRLMDPLAELVKIDPKSIGVGQYQHDVDQNKLQTSLDDTVISAVNAVGVELNTASKQILAYVSGLGPQLAQNIVEYRNQNGAFKRREQLKKVPRLGDKAFEQAAGFLRIHNAENPLDTSAVHPERYGLLEQMATDMKCTVKDLMSNPTLRKSIPLQKYVSETVGLPTLNDIMAELAKPGRDPREQFEAFSFTEGVNAIGDLKVGMKLPGIVTNITAFGAFVDIGVHQDGLVHLSQITNRYIKDPNEVLKVHQKVEVTVTEVDVNRKRIALSMKENDKSEPNQRRNDDRRPQGNNNKPNFNKRVEKEPETDMALKLAALKGKFKL is encoded by the coding sequence ATGAGTATTCATTATAAAATAATAGCTGCAGAGCTTTCTGTAGCTGAGAAACAGGTTACCGCTACGGTAGGCTTGCTTGATGAAGGAGCTACCGTTCCGTTCATTTCCCGTTACCGTAAAGAACTTACCGGCAGTTTGGATGAGGTACAGGTTGCCACTATTCGTGATCGTGTACAGCAACTGCGCGAGCTGGACAAACGCCGTGAGGCTATCCTGAAATCGCTTACAGATATGGGCAAACTAACGCCCGAGCTTGAAAAACAGATCAACGAAGCAGAAACGATGGTTACTTTGGAGGACCTTTATCTTCCGTACCGCCCAAAACGCAAAACCCGCGCTACTACAGCCCGTGAAAAAGGCCTGCAGCCATTGGCCGATGTTTTATTGGAACAAAAAAATATCGACCCCGAACTGATAGCTGCCGAATACATCAGCGATGAAAAAGGCGTAGCCAGCGTTGAAGAAGCTTTAGCTGGCGCAAGGGATATTATTGCCGAAACCATAGCCGAAAATGCTGAAATACGTACCAAAATCCGTGAACTGTTTGTTGAAAAAGGCACTTTCGCATCAAGAGTGGTTGAAGGCAAAGAAGAGGCAGGCATTAAGTACAAAGACTATTTTGAATGGACTGAGCCTGTTAAAACAGCGCCATCGCACCGCGTATTAGCCATGCGACGCGGCGAAAAGGAAGAGATCCTATGGCTCGACCTGAAACCTGAAGAAGATGAAGCACTGGAGATACTGGAAAATTCAGTTATCAAGGCAAACAACCCGGCTGCCGGACAAATCCGCCTGGCTATCACCGATGGCTACAAACGCCTGTTAAAACCATCGATGGAAACAGAGGTGCGCCTGCTTACCAAAAAGAAAGCCGATGAAGAAGCGATCCGCGTATTTGCAGAGAATGCCCGCCAGCTATTGCTGAGCGCGCCGCTTGGTCAAAAACGCGTAATGGCGCTTGATCCGGGTTTCCGCACAGGTTGTAAACTGGTTTGTTTGGATGAACAGGGCAAACTGCTTGAAAATACCACCGTTTACCCGCACACGGGTGCGGGTCAGGCGCGTGAAGCCGAAAAAACAGTACAGCACCTGTTCCAGAAATATAATATCGAGGCTATTGCTATAGGTAACGGCACCGCTGGCCGCGAAACAGAGGTATTTGTTCGCAACCTGAATTTACCGGGCGTGACTATTGTAATGGTTAATGAAAGCGGTGCTTCTATCTATTCGGCATCTGAAGTGGCGAGGGAAGAATTTCCGGATTATGATGTCACTGTAAGAGGGGCCGTATCTATCGGTCGCCGTTTGATGGACCCATTGGCCGAGCTGGTAAAGATCGACCCAAAATCGATTGGCGTAGGTCAGTACCAGCACGATGTTGACCAGAACAAGCTGCAAACCTCATTAGATGACACGGTAATCAGCGCCGTGAACGCCGTGGGCGTTGAGTTAAACACTGCCTCAAAACAGATCCTGGCTTATGTATCAGGCCTTGGTCCGCAACTGGCGCAGAACATTGTGGAATACCGCAACCAGAACGGCGCTTTTAAACGCCGCGAGCAACTGAAAAAAGTTCCGCGTTTGGGCGATAAGGCATTTGAACAGGCAGCAGGGTTCCTCCGCATCCACAATGCCGAAAATCCGTTGGATACCAGTGCAGTTCACCCGGAGCGTTATGGCTTGCTTGAACAAATGGCTACTGATATGAAGTGTACGGTGAAAGACCTGATGAGCAACCCAACCCTGCGCAAAAGCATTCCGCTGCAAAAATATGTTTCCGAAACCGTTGGTTTGCCAACCCTGAATGATATCATGGCCGAACTTGCCAAACCGGGCCGCGACCCGCGCGAGCAGTTTGAAGCTTTCAGCTTTACAGAAGGTGTAAATGCTATCGGCGATCTGAAAGTTGGCATGAAGCTGCCGGGCATCGTCACCAACATTACAGCCTTTGGTGCTTTTGTCGATATCGGCGTTCACCAGGATGGCCTTGTTCACCTGAGCCAGATCACCAACCGTTACATTAAAGACCCTAACGAGGTACTGAAAGTACATCAAAAGGTTGAGGTAACTGTTACCGAGGTTGATGTGAACCGCAAGCGTATTGCCCTATCCATGAAAGAGAACGACAAAAGCGAACCCAACCAGCGCAGAAACGATGATCGCCGGCCGCAGGGTAATAACAATAAGCCTAACTTTAATAAAAGGGTTGAAAAAGAACCGGAAACCGATATGGCTTTGAAGCTGGCTGCGTTGAAAGGTAAGTTTAAGTTGTAA
- a CDS encoding DUF58 domain-containing protein, with the protein MKKLFRLFYTNLFLTNRLFGAVAACVVLYLLSFFFPWLGIVPDIAFYFLLALLIADLFILYRVADGVFAKRLAPERLSNSDENELSIYIENRYSFRINTGIIDEIPAQFQKRDIWFATTLAPGERKKINYILRPTRRGEYEFGFIRVFVRSAIGLVSKRYNFEQAETLPVYPSFLQMRKYELMAISNRLTEIGIKKIRRIGHSMEFEQVKSYVPGDDYRTINWKATARRGDLMVNSYTDEKSQHVYCIIDKSRVMRMPFEGLSLLDYAINASLVLSNVALLKEDKAGLITVGEKIGSVVPADKNYAQLNKIMEVLYKEKTRYLETNMEALYITTRRVLKQRNLVVFFTNYESLPALQRQLPFLRRIAKFHLLLVVFFENTELKALSEQPAKDVEGIYIKTIAEKFAYDKKLMVKELASHGIQSILTSPQNLTINTVNRYLEIKAKQKI; encoded by the coding sequence GTGAAAAAACTATTCCGACTATTTTATACCAACTTGTTTTTAACTAACCGTTTATTCGGCGCGGTTGCTGCCTGCGTGGTATTGTATTTACTTTCGTTTTTCTTCCCCTGGCTGGGCATTGTGCCCGACATCGCTTTTTACTTCTTATTGGCATTATTAATTGCCGATCTGTTTATACTTTACCGTGTTGCCGATGGCGTATTTGCCAAACGCCTTGCCCCCGAACGCTTAAGCAACAGCGACGAAAACGAACTTAGTATTTATATCGAAAACCGGTATAGTTTCAGGATTAACACCGGAATTATAGATGAGATCCCCGCACAGTTTCAGAAACGTGATATTTGGTTTGCTACAACCCTTGCTCCCGGCGAACGTAAGAAGATTAATTACATACTGAGGCCAACACGCCGCGGCGAATATGAATTTGGCTTTATCCGGGTTTTTGTGCGATCGGCTATTGGTCTGGTATCTAAGCGTTACAATTTTGAGCAGGCTGAGACTTTGCCCGTTTATCCTTCGTTTTTACAAATGCGTAAGTATGAGTTGATGGCTATATCAAACCGGCTCACCGAGATAGGCATTAAGAAAATCAGGAGGATTGGCCACAGTATGGAATTTGAACAGGTAAAATCCTATGTTCCTGGCGATGATTATCGCACCATAAACTGGAAGGCCACTGCGCGGCGCGGCGACCTGATGGTTAACTCCTATACCGACGAAAAATCGCAGCACGTTTACTGCATCATTGATAAATCACGGGTTATGCGGATGCCTTTTGAAGGGCTAAGCTTGTTGGATTATGCCATTAACGCCAGCCTTGTACTATCAAATGTTGCCCTGCTTAAAGAGGACAAAGCCGGGTTAATTACTGTGGGCGAGAAAATAGGTTCGGTTGTCCCTGCTGATAAGAATTACGCACAGCTTAATAAGATAATGGAGGTTTTATACAAGGAGAAAACCCGTTACCTGGAAACCAATATGGAGGCGCTTTATATCACAACACGCAGGGTATTAAAGCAGCGCAACCTCGTCGTTTTCTTTACCAATTATGAAAGCTTACCCGCATTACAACGGCAATTGCCATTTTTACGCCGGATAGCTAAATTTCATTTGCTGTTAGTAGTTTTTTTTGAAAATACCGAGTTAAAGGCCCTGAGCGAACAACCGGCCAAAGACGTTGAAGGCATCTACATAAAAACCATTGCCGAAAAGTTTGCTTACGATAAAAAGCTGATGGTTAAAGAGCTGGCCAGCCACGGCATTCAATCGATACTAACATCCCCCCAAAATCTTACCATAAACACAGTAAACCGCTACCTGGAAATAAAGGCGAAGCAAAAGATATAG
- a CDS encoding DUF4129 domain-containing protein produces MPKPILILFILLCFALEPAAAKVGGQAIPLKTDTVAKKKPPVLRMDSSKVNVRRFNEDALDKYRADKEYQYNDKSIGNELSFWDRFWMWFWRTLFGSLSISPGFGTFLKYFFLMLAVGAIIFFIMKLLGMDMGNLLLGKSRKTPLAYTESAENIHEINFDEEIEKAISNHNYRLAVRLLYLRSLKQLSDNGLIQWLPEKTNSAYVYELNNPSVRQSFVSLTRQFEYVWYGGFNIDGAAFGNINQLFQNFKKQLL; encoded by the coding sequence ATGCCTAAACCGATACTAATCCTGTTCATACTGTTATGCTTTGCCCTCGAGCCGGCTGCGGCTAAAGTTGGCGGACAGGCTATCCCCTTAAAAACAGATACCGTTGCTAAAAAAAAGCCCCCGGTTTTGCGTATGGATAGCTCGAAGGTTAACGTACGCCGTTTTAACGAAGACGCGCTTGATAAATACCGGGCCGACAAGGAATATCAGTATAACGATAAAAGTATAGGCAATGAGCTGTCGTTTTGGGATAGGTTTTGGATGTGGTTTTGGCGTACCTTATTTGGCAGCTTAAGTATAAGCCCCGGCTTTGGAACTTTTTTAAAGTACTTCTTTTTGATGCTGGCTGTAGGTGCGATCATTTTCTTCATCATGAAACTTTTGGGTATGGATATGGGCAACCTGTTACTGGGCAAGTCCCGTAAAACACCGCTGGCCTATACCGAATCGGCAGAGAATATCCACGAAATTAATTTTGATGAGGAGATTGAAAAGGCAATTTCAAATCATAACTACCGGCTGGCTGTTCGCCTGCTTTATCTGCGGAGTTTAAAACAGCTCAGTGATAACGGTCTTATCCAATGGCTGCCCGAAAAAACCAATTCAGCATATGTGTACGAATTAAACAATCCATCCGTACGGCAGTCTTTTGTGTCGTTGACCCGGCAGTTTGAATATGTATGGTATGGCGGTTTTAATATAGATGGTGCTGCTTTTGGCAATATAAACCAGTTGTTTCAAAACTTTAAAAAGCAGCTGTTATGA
- a CDS encoding stage II sporulation protein M codes for MREALFIKQNTEKWKAYETNKPTDPDELAAAFIAITDDLAYAKTFFPQSNTTKYLNGLASTFHQDIYKNQKEKSNRFAAFWRYELPLLFFQHRRQLLYSLIFFAVFTCMGVLSAKYDNHFVRLILGDDYVNMTNDNIAKGDPFGVYKSSSSGLMFLQIAINNVYVELRFFVMGLFFSVGSLYASLMNGVMLGSFQYYFFSKGLGIQSILVIWIHGTLEMSSFIVAGGAGLVLGNSLLFPKTYTRLQSLKKGALEGLKITVGLIPIILLAAFFESFVTRHTEMPVWLGIIILASSLLFMIWYVILYPAKLNKNLNYINTDH; via the coding sequence ATGCGTGAGGCGCTGTTTATCAAACAAAATACCGAAAAATGGAAGGCCTATGAAACCAATAAGCCAACCGATCCGGATGAGCTTGCTGCCGCATTTATAGCCATTACTGATGATTTGGCATACGCCAAAACTTTCTTTCCGCAGTCAAATACAACAAAGTACCTTAACGGGCTTGCATCAACGTTTCACCAGGATATCTACAAAAATCAAAAGGAAAAAAGTAACAGGTTTGCAGCTTTCTGGCGATACGAACTGCCGCTGCTTTTTTTTCAGCATCGCAGGCAGTTATTGTATTCGCTTATCTTCTTTGCGGTTTTTACCTGTATGGGAGTGCTTTCGGCCAAATACGATAATCATTTTGTACGGCTTATCCTTGGCGATGATTATGTGAACATGACCAATGATAACATCGCGAAAGGTGATCCTTTCGGTGTATATAAAAGCAGTTCTTCGGGGCTGATGTTTTTACAGATAGCCATCAATAATGTGTATGTCGAACTGCGCTTTTTTGTGATGGGCTTATTTTTTTCTGTTGGTTCATTATACGCCAGTTTAATGAACGGCGTTATGCTTGGCTCATTTCAGTATTATTTTTTTAGCAAGGGACTGGGAATCCAATCCATACTGGTGATTTGGATCCATGGTACGCTTGAAATGTCGTCGTTTATTGTGGCCGGTGGTGCCGGTTTAGTACTTGGTAACAGTTTGTTGTTTCCCAAAACGTATACCCGGCTGCAATCATTAAAAAAAGGGGCGCTTGAGGGCTTGAAAATTACAGTAGGCCTTATTCCCATCATATTATTAGCCGCTTTTTTTGAAAGCTTTGTAACGCGCCATACCGAAATGCCTGTTTGGTTAGGTATTATTATATTAGCCTCATCATTACTGTTCATGATATGGTACGTGATACTTTATCCTGCAAAACTGAATAAAAACCTAAACTATATTAATACCGATCATTAA
- the prfA gene encoding peptide chain release factor 1, translating into MLDKLELIYERWKNVEGELSNPEVMQDMKRFAQLNKEYKDLAKIVDEYHIYRNIMSNIETNKEILATEKDEEFREMAKMELDELLAQQEVKEEEIRLMLIPKDPEDSKNAIVEIRGGTGGDEAALFAGDLYRMYMRYCEKRGWRTELVDYTEGTSGGYKEIVFNVNAEDAYGTLKYESGVHRVQRVPDTETQGRVHTSAASVVVLPEVDEFDIDLQVSDIRKDLFCASGPGGQSVNTTYSAVRLTHIPTGIVAQCQDQKSQLKNYDKALQVLRSRVYEMELQKHLEETSKKRKTMVSTGDRSAKVRTYNYPQGRLTEHRIGLTIYNLPGVLNGDLQEILESLQFAENAEKLKEGTVA; encoded by the coding sequence ATGTTAGATAAATTAGAGCTGATATACGAGCGCTGGAAAAACGTTGAAGGTGAATTGAGCAATCCTGAAGTGATGCAGGATATGAAGCGTTTTGCCCAGTTAAACAAAGAATATAAAGACCTTGCCAAAATTGTTGATGAGTATCATATATACCGCAACATTATGAGCAATATCGAAACCAATAAAGAGATCCTGGCTACCGAAAAAGATGAAGAGTTTCGTGAGATGGCCAAAATGGAACTTGACGAACTGCTTGCTCAACAGGAAGTAAAGGAGGAAGAAATTCGCCTGATGCTGATCCCTAAAGATCCTGAAGATTCGAAAAATGCTATTGTGGAGATTCGTGGTGGTACCGGTGGTGATGAGGCTGCCCTTTTTGCCGGCGATCTTTACCGCATGTATATGCGCTATTGCGAAAAACGTGGCTGGCGTACCGAGCTGGTGGATTATACCGAAGGCACCAGCGGCGGTTATAAAGAGATTGTATTTAACGTAAACGCCGAAGACGCTTACGGAACCCTGAAATATGAATCGGGCGTACACCGTGTACAACGTGTGCCTGATACCGAAACACAAGGCCGTGTACATACTTCAGCAGCTTCTGTAGTAGTACTGCCCGAGGTTGATGAGTTTGATATCGACCTTCAGGTTAGTGATATCCGTAAAGATCTTTTCTGTGCTTCAGGGCCTGGTGGTCAGTCGGTAAATACTACCTATTCGGCTGTGAGGTTAACCCACATCCCTACAGGTATTGTTGCCCAGTGCCAGGATCAGAAATCACAATTAAAAAACTACGATAAGGCTTTACAGGTACTACGTTCGAGAGTGTATGAAATGGAGCTGCAAAAGCACCTGGAAGAAACATCTAAAAAACGTAAAACCATGGTGTCAACCGGCGACAGGTCGGCCAAGGTACGTACCTATAACTATCCACAAGGCCGTTTAACTGAGCACCGCATTGGTTTAACTATTTATAACCTGCCGGGCGTACTTAACGGTGATTTACAGGAGATCCTTGAATCGCTTCAGTTTGCTGAAAATGCTGAGAAGTTGAAAGAGGGAACAGTAGCGTAA
- a CDS encoding UDP-2,3-diacylglucosamine diphosphatase yields MPVRDKLYFASDVHLGTGTYASSRQREDKIVRWLDSIKHDAAELFLVGDVFDFWFEYKTVVPKGYIRFLGKLAELADAGVKLYLFKGNHDMWMFDYFVNELGATIISNELKIERGGKKFFIHHGDGLGPGDNFYKFLKGFFRSRFCQWLFARIHPNLGVGIANKWSRHSRDTNAKKENPKPGEQEWLVNFCREELKNNFYDYLVFGHRHMPLDIQITPQSRYINLGEWISYFSYAVFDGNELKLEYFV; encoded by the coding sequence ATGCCGGTTCGCGACAAACTCTATTTTGCTTCTGATGTTCATTTAGGCACAGGCACATATGCTTCAAGCCGCCAACGCGAAGATAAAATAGTGCGCTGGCTCGACAGTATTAAGCATGATGCCGCCGAACTATTCCTGGTTGGCGATGTTTTCGACTTCTGGTTTGAATACAAAACCGTGGTGCCCAAAGGCTACATCCGTTTCCTTGGCAAACTTGCCGAACTTGCCGATGCCGGTGTAAAGCTTTACCTGTTTAAAGGCAACCACGATATGTGGATGTTTGATTATTTTGTAAATGAACTGGGCGCAACTATTATCAGCAATGAATTAAAAATTGAGCGCGGCGGAAAGAAATTTTTCATTCATCATGGCGATGGGCTTGGTCCGGGGGATAACTTTTATAAGTTTTTAAAAGGTTTTTTCAGGAGCCGGTTTTGCCAGTGGCTGTTTGCCCGCATTCACCCAAACCTTGGCGTGGGAATAGCCAATAAATGGAGCCGCCACAGCCGGGATACCAATGCAAAAAAAGAAAATCCAAAACCGGGGGAGCAGGAATGGCTGGTAAATTTTTGCCGCGAAGAATTAAAAAACAACTTTTACGATTACCTTGTTTTTGGCCATCGCCACATGCCGCTTGATATTCAAATAACCCCTCAAAGCCGTTATATTAACCTTGGCGAGTGGATTTCATACTTCTCTTATGCCGTTTTTGATGGTAATGAATTGAAACTGGAATATTTTGTTTAG
- a CDS encoding DUF4350 domain-containing protein, translating to MKDLKIYFIIATALFTVYIVANMNKPKDINWTPTFSNTDKIPYGTRVLYERARDIFPGAVIKPKRQAIYNTITEDSIKGSSYIIIAGGLNITKPDFKQLKQYITAGNDVFIAAGFLGADFEKELKISITNKFAVNGNAHTLMHFVNPALSPEVNYFVDKGLTAGYYDKFDTAHAVVIGETDDHKANLLKYPMGKGNLYLTPNPGMFTNYSLLKPQGAEWTSTALSMVKKTPEIVWDEYYTQGTGENDSPMRVFLGNAQLKAAYYLTLFSLLIFVLYEAKRRQRIIPIIKPLENSTVDFVNVVGQVYYERRDNINIARKKMQYFWAFIRETYRIKANRPGPEFVEELVNRTGATEDLARELSGAFIFISTHDIVTDQELIRLNQLIEQFYIQSR from the coding sequence ATGAAGGACCTTAAGATTTACTTTATAATAGCTACAGCTTTGTTTACTGTTTACATAGTAGCAAACATGAACAAGCCCAAAGATATTAACTGGACGCCTACGTTCAGCAATACCGATAAAATCCCATATGGTACGCGGGTACTTTATGAGCGTGCCCGGGATATTTTTCCCGGAGCCGTGATCAAACCTAAACGCCAGGCCATTTACAATACTATTACCGAAGATTCCATCAAAGGATCATCATACATTATCATAGCCGGGGGGCTCAATATTACCAAGCCCGATTTTAAACAGCTTAAACAATATATTACTGCCGGTAATGACGTTTTTATCGCCGCCGGATTTTTAGGGGCCGATTTCGAAAAGGAACTTAAAATAAGCATCACTAATAAATTTGCGGTTAATGGAAATGCTCATACGTTAATGCATTTTGTAAACCCGGCCCTGTCGCCCGAGGTGAATTATTTTGTTGATAAAGGTTTAACGGCAGGCTATTACGATAAATTTGATACCGCACATGCAGTAGTTATAGGTGAAACGGACGACCATAAGGCCAACTTACTGAAGTATCCGATGGGGAAAGGCAACCTGTATTTAACGCCCAATCCGGGTATGTTCACTAACTACAGCTTGTTAAAGCCTCAGGGGGCCGAATGGACTTCTACTGCTTTATCCATGGTAAAGAAAACGCCGGAGATAGTTTGGGATGAATATTATACCCAGGGTACCGGTGAGAATGACTCGCCGATGAGGGTATTCCTTGGGAATGCGCAGTTGAAAGCGGCTTACTATCTGACGTTGTTTAGCTTGCTGATATTTGTGCTATATGAGGCAAAAAGGCGTCAGCGGATCATTCCAATTATTAAACCGCTCGAAAACTCAACTGTGGATTTCGTGAATGTAGTAGGGCAGGTATACTACGAACGAAGGGACAACATCAACATCGCCCGGAAAAAAATGCAGTATTTCTGGGCTTTTATACGCGAAACCTACCGGATAAAAGCAAACCGGCCAGGTCCCGAATTTGTAGAAGAACTGGTTAACCGTACCGGTGCAACCGAAGATCTTGCCCGTGAATTGTCCGGTGCATTTATCTTCATCAGTACTCATGACATTGTAACAGATCAGGAGCTCATCAGGCTCAACCAACTTATTGAACAATTTTATATCCAATCCAGGTAA
- a CDS encoding AAA family ATPase → MENEFFEQRTDLSKLSTAVEQIKATLATIIVGQHDSIDLLIAGILADGHILIEGVPGVAKTLTAKLIAKTIDARYSRIQFTPDLMPSDILGTSVFNPKTTEFEFKQGPIFGNIILIDEINRAPAKTQSALFEVMEERQLTIDGHRYKMEEPFTVFATQNPVEQEGTYRLPEAQLDRFLFKIEVKYPTLEEEITILSRQHQQKTTDQLSQVQPLLAAADINQLRNQVRALHVEDKILEFTAKIIHETRNSKSLQLGGSPRASLAIVNGAKALAATRGRDFVTPDDIIYVAAPVLRHRIMLTPDKEMEGVTPDEVITQIIQKIEVPR, encoded by the coding sequence ATGGAAAACGAATTTTTTGAACAACGTACCGATCTATCTAAGTTAAGCACTGCTGTTGAGCAAATAAAAGCCACGCTGGCAACCATCATCGTAGGTCAGCATGATTCTATCGATCTGCTTATTGCGGGGATCCTGGCCGATGGGCATATCCTGATTGAAGGTGTGCCGGGCGTTGCTAAAACACTTACCGCAAAGCTTATTGCCAAAACTATAGATGCCCGGTACTCCCGTATTCAGTTCACACCAGATCTGATGCCATCAGATATCCTGGGAACCTCTGTTTTTAACCCTAAAACAACCGAGTTTGAATTTAAACAAGGGCCCATCTTCGGTAATATTATCCTGATAGATGAGATCAACCGTGCACCGGCAAAAACACAATCGGCTTTGTTTGAGGTAATGGAAGAACGGCAGCTTACCATTGACGGGCACCGCTATAAAATGGAAGAGCCATTCACCGTTTTTGCAACACAGAACCCGGTTGAGCAGGAAGGTACCTACCGCCTGCCTGAAGCCCAGCTTGACAGGTTTTTGTTTAAGATAGAAGTGAAATATCCGACACTTGAAGAAGAAATAACTATCCTTAGTCGTCAGCATCAGCAAAAAACAACCGATCAGCTAAGCCAGGTACAACCTTTACTCGCCGCTGCCGATATTAACCAGTTGCGCAACCAGGTAAGGGCCCTGCATGTTGAAGATAAGATCTTGGAGTTTACGGCTAAAATCATCCACGAAACCCGTAACAGCAAATCCCTGCAGCTGGGTGGTTCGCCGCGTGCGTCGCTGGCTATTGTTAATGGCGCCAAAGCGCTTGCTGCAACCAGGGGGCGTGATTTTGTTACCCCCGATGATATTATTTATGTTGCCGCCCCTGTGCTGCGCCATCGTATTATGTTAACGCCTGATAAGGAGATGGAAGGCGTAACGCCCGATGAGGTGATAACCCAGATAATACAAAAAATTGAAGTGCCACGATAG